One segment of Candidatus Pelagibacter ubique HTCC1062 DNA contains the following:
- a CDS encoding TraR/DksA family transcriptional regulator, whose amino-acid sequence MPKISKPSTKKPTAKTKKVAAVVKKATKVIKKNSTPEIKVKAPIKISKTYIPKETEKYMCDKHLSFFKIKLTEWKKELVKANNEALYNGSMDDNSVSADIVDQASSYTDKTVEMKAINRQIKLISKIDQALIRIKDKTFGFCAETAEPIGLKRLMARPVAHLCIAAQEKHEKDEKVYADD is encoded by the coding sequence ATGCCTAAAATCTCAAAACCATCTACTAAAAAACCAACAGCTAAAACAAAAAAAGTTGCTGCTGTAGTCAAAAAAGCTACTAAAGTAATAAAAAAAAATAGTACACCTGAAATCAAAGTAAAGGCACCAATTAAAATTTCAAAAACATATATCCCAAAAGAAACAGAAAAATATATGTGTGATAAGCATTTATCTTTTTTTAAGATAAAACTTACTGAATGGAAAAAAGAATTGGTAAAAGCAAATAATGAAGCTCTTTACAATGGGTCAATGGATGACAATAGTGTTTCAGCAGATATTGTTGATCAAGCAAGTTCTTACACGGATAAAACTGTAGAAATGAAAGCAATTAATAGACAAATCAAATTAATTTCTAAAATTGACCAAGCTTTAATAAGAATAAAAGATAAAACTTTTGGATTTTGTGCAGAAACTGCAGAACCAATTGGATTAAAAAGATTGATGGCTAGACCAGTTGCCCATCTTTGTATTGCAGCACAAGAAAAGCATGAAAAAGATGAAAAGGTATACGCTGATGATTAA
- a CDS encoding MOSC domain-containing protein → MSVLISSIYFSPVKSLSFTNIKSCIIKKDLGIVNDRSFAFTRIIDSKKALILEKNPSERKLNNFLTLKNSPVLNKYNFEYKNNKLILKLGDKQLLSIIADDPEQKSILVNTILELENSLTKPIFLLQSNIAPFFDTSHSNKIFNSISLINLNSIKDFEKKINQKIELERFRGNFYIEGLEAWEERKWIGKIIKINNISFKIEKNIPRCTAVNLKPETDISDKSLLKLLKKNYDHCDMGVYLRSLDEGKVEAGNIVEC, encoded by the coding sequence ATGAGTGTTTTGATTTCATCAATATACTTTAGTCCTGTAAAATCTTTATCTTTTACAAATATCAAATCATGTATCATTAAAAAAGATTTGGGAATTGTAAATGATAGAAGTTTTGCATTTACCAGAATTATTGACTCAAAAAAAGCTCTTATACTTGAGAAAAATCCAAGTGAAAGAAAGCTTAATAATTTCTTAACATTAAAAAATTCACCAGTTTTAAATAAATATAATTTTGAATACAAAAATAATAAATTAATTTTAAAACTTGGTGACAAGCAGCTATTATCAATAATAGCAGATGATCCAGAGCAAAAATCTATACTTGTAAATACAATACTAGAATTAGAAAATTCATTAACCAAACCAATTTTCTTATTACAAAGTAATATTGCCCCTTTCTTTGATACATCTCATTCAAATAAGATCTTTAATTCCATATCCCTTATAAATTTAAATAGTATTAAAGATTTTGAAAAAAAAATTAATCAAAAAATTGAATTAGAGAGATTTAGAGGAAATTTTTACATTGAAGGACTTGAAGCTTGGGAAGAGCGTAAATGGATTGGAAAGATTATAAAAATTAATAATATTTCTTTTAAAATAGAAAAAAATATTCCACGTTGTACTGCAGTTAATTTAAAACCTGAAACAGATATTAGTGATAAGAGTTTGCTGAAGTTATTAAAAAAAAACTACGATCATTGTGATATGGGTGTTTACTTGAGGTCTTTAGATGAAGGCAAAGTAGAAGCAGGAAATATAGTGGAATGTTAA
- a CDS encoding 2Fe-2S iron-sulfur cluster-binding protein: MPKITYLEDNGKSHTIEVSNGLSVMEGAVQNDIPGIDADCGGGMACATCHVYVKEEWFDKLPKKEDGEEDMLDMAFEPKQNSRLSCQILVSDELDGLTVSIPSKQG, from the coding sequence ATGCCAAAGATTACATACTTAGAAGATAATGGAAAGTCTCATACCATAGAAGTCTCCAATGGATTGAGTGTAATGGAGGGCGCTGTTCAAAACGACATTCCTGGAATTGATGCTGATTGTGGTGGTGGAATGGCTTGTGCTACTTGTCATGTTTATGTCAAAGAAGAATGGTTTGACAAACTTCCAAAAAAAGAAGATGGGGAAGAAGATATGTTAGATATGGCGTTTGAACCAAAACAAAACAGTAGATTGAGTTGTCAAATATTAGTTTCAGATGAATTAGATGGACTAACAGTTAGCATTCCATCAAAACAAGGTTAA
- a CDS encoding bacteriorhodopsin-like — protein sequence MKKLKLFALTAVALMGVSGVANAETTLLASDDFVGISFWLVSMALLASTAFFFIERASVPAGWRVSITVAGLVTGIAFIHYMYMRDVWVMTGESPTVYRYIDWLITVPLLMLEFYFVLAAVNKANSGIFWRLMIGTLVMLIGGYLGEAGYINTTLGFVIGMAGWFYILYEVFSGEAGKNAAKSGNKALVTAFGAMRMIVTVGWAIYPLGYVFGYMTGGMDASSLNVIYNAADFLNKIAFGLIIWAAAMSQPGRAK from the coding sequence ATGAAAAAACTAAAATTGTTTGCTCTTACAGCTGTAGCCCTAATGGGTGTTTCAGGTGTAGCAAACGCAGAAACTACACTGTTAGCTTCTGATGACTTTGTTGGAATTTCATTCTGGCTTGTGTCAATGGCGTTATTAGCGTCAACGGCATTCTTTTTTATTGAAAGAGCATCGGTTCCAGCTGGCTGGAGAGTTTCAATCACTGTTGCAGGACTAGTTACTGGTATTGCATTTATTCACTACATGTACATGAGAGATGTGTGGGTTATGACTGGTGAGTCACCAACAGTATACAGATATATTGACTGGTTAATTACAGTTCCATTATTGATGTTAGAATTCTATTTTGTTCTTGCAGCAGTAAATAAAGCAAACTCTGGAATTTTCTGGAGATTGATGATTGGTACTTTAGTAATGTTAATCGGTGGATACTTAGGAGAAGCAGGATACATCAACACTACACTTGGTTTTGTAATCGGTATGGCTGGATGGTTCTACATTCTTTATGAAGTATTCTCAGGCGAAGCAGGAAAAAATGCAGCGAAAAGTGGAAACAAGGCTCTTGTTACTGCATTTGGTGCAATGAGAATGATCGTTACAGTTGGTTGGGCTATCTACCCATTAGGTTATGTATTTGGTTACATGACTGGTGGAATGGACGCAAGCTCACTAAACGTGATTTACAACGCAGCTGACTTTTTGAACAAGATCGCTTTTGGTCTAATCATTTGGGCAGCAGCAATGTCTCAACCTGGTAGAGCTAAGTAG
- a CDS encoding propionyl-CoA synthetase — MNKKFSEIYQNSIKNPEDFWQEVSNDIFWFKKPTKILNKSNPPFYKWFEDGVTNTCYNALDLHIDEGRGEKLALIYDSPITGNKKQFTYKELKEKVSKFAGALKNQGVNKGDRVIIYMPMIPEAVIAMLACGRIGAIHSVVFGGFASSELASRIDDSKAKILVTASCGFEPGRTVEYKPLVEEAIKMASHKIEKLILFQRSGNEANINAPREISWDEALSNAKEVDCVEMNSNDLAYILYTSGTTGVPKGIVRDIGGHIVALKWTMKNIYNIDTDDVWWSASDIGWIVGHSYIVYAPLFKGCTTVLFEGKPVGTPDAGAFWKIISDYKVKSLFTAPTAFRAIKKEDPEGKFFSKYDLSKFESLFLAGERADPDTIKWAENLLKVPVIDHWWQTETSWAISSNCTGIEMMKTKYGSACKAVPGYDVQIMKPDQTLAKPNEMGDIVIKLPLPPGTFPTLWNADKRYKDNYMTNYDGYYETYDAGHIDEDGYIWIMSRTDDIINVAGHRLSTGAIEEVLSEHQSVAECAVLGVADKLKGQLPIGLVVLKSGVEKDHATISKECIQMVRDKIGPVAAFKIVIVIKRLPKTRSGKILRGTIRKIADGEDYKMPATIDDPAILTEIKEDLMKNSILK, encoded by the coding sequence ATGAATAAAAAATTCAGTGAAATTTATCAAAACTCTATAAAAAACCCTGAAGATTTTTGGCAAGAAGTGTCTAACGATATTTTTTGGTTTAAAAAACCAACAAAAATTCTAAATAAATCTAATCCTCCTTTTTATAAATGGTTTGAAGATGGGGTTACTAACACCTGTTATAATGCTTTAGACCTTCATATCGATGAAGGTAGAGGTGAAAAATTAGCTTTAATCTATGACAGTCCCATAACTGGCAACAAAAAGCAGTTTACCTATAAAGAATTAAAAGAAAAGGTTTCAAAATTTGCAGGAGCTTTAAAAAACCAAGGGGTTAATAAGGGAGATAGAGTTATAATCTATATGCCCATGATCCCAGAGGCAGTTATAGCAATGTTGGCTTGTGGAAGAATTGGAGCAATTCACTCTGTGGTGTTTGGTGGTTTTGCATCCAGTGAATTAGCAAGCAGAATCGATGATAGTAAAGCAAAAATATTAGTTACGGCTTCGTGTGGTTTTGAACCTGGAAGAACTGTTGAGTACAAACCTCTAGTGGAAGAGGCCATAAAAATGGCATCACATAAGATAGAAAAATTAATCCTATTTCAAAGATCTGGAAATGAAGCAAATATAAATGCTCCAAGAGAAATCAGTTGGGATGAGGCACTTTCAAATGCAAAAGAAGTAGATTGTGTTGAAATGAATTCAAATGATTTAGCTTATATTTTATATACCTCAGGAACTACAGGTGTGCCAAAAGGAATAGTTAGAGATATTGGTGGTCATATAGTTGCTCTAAAATGGACTATGAAAAATATTTACAATATCGATACTGATGATGTCTGGTGGTCAGCAAGTGATATTGGCTGGATAGTTGGTCATTCTTATATAGTCTATGCTCCTTTGTTTAAAGGTTGCACCACAGTACTATTTGAAGGAAAACCTGTTGGCACTCCTGATGCTGGTGCTTTTTGGAAAATAATTTCTGATTATAAAGTAAAATCACTTTTTACTGCACCAACTGCTTTTAGAGCTATTAAAAAAGAAGACCCTGAGGGAAAATTTTTTTCCAAGTATGATTTAAGTAAATTTGAGTCATTGTTTTTAGCTGGTGAAAGAGCAGACCCAGATACCATTAAGTGGGCAGAAAATTTATTAAAAGTTCCTGTAATTGATCATTGGTGGCAAACTGAAACTAGTTGGGCAATTAGTTCTAATTGTACAGGAATTGAAATGATGAAAACAAAGTATGGCTCAGCTTGTAAGGCTGTTCCTGGTTATGACGTTCAAATTATGAAGCCAGATCAAACTTTAGCAAAACCTAATGAGATGGGAGATATAGTTATAAAATTACCTTTGCCTCCTGGGACTTTTCCAACATTATGGAATGCAGATAAAAGATACAAAGATAATTATATGACCAACTATGACGGTTACTATGAAACTTATGATGCAGGTCATATAGATGAAGATGGTTACATTTGGATTATGTCTAGAACAGATGACATTATTAATGTTGCAGGTCATAGATTATCAACTGGAGCAATTGAAGAAGTTTTATCAGAACACCAATCAGTTGCTGAGTGTGCAGTATTAGGCGTTGCAGATAAACTAAAAGGACAATTGCCAATTGGTTTGGTCGTTCTTAAATCTGGTGTTGAAAAAGATCACGCAACAATTTCAAAAGAGTGCATTCAGATGGTTAGAGATAAAATTGGTCCTGTTGCTGCATTTAAGATTGTAATTGTTATTAAAAGATTGCCAAAAACAAGATCTGGAAAAATATTAAGAGGAACAATAAGAAAAATTGCTGATGGGGAAGATTATAAAATGCCAGCAACTATTGACGATCCTGCAATTTTAACTGAGATAAAAGAAGACTTAATGAAAAATAGTATTCTTAAATAA
- a CDS encoding glycosyltransferase family 39 protein has product MLINKNNINKLFYSFLIIHLILWTLIPTLTNNNLPLDTIEALAWGSNLDWGFNKHPPASAFFPEVIYQVFGSQDWFYYLLSQLFVVTAFIIVFKFAEELFKNKTLSLISVLLLEGIYFYNFTTPEFNVNVCQLPFWSLCVYYSWKIFDKKVINFKHCFLLGVFAAVGFLSKYLFVYLLISIVLLFFYIIFVKKYQKFDFKYLISFEVFIVLLIPHLIWLTNNDYITITYGLARTGLETSSLLDHITYPLIFLGKQIGILIPFFLMSFFLIKKIKLKVTLKDKKLLFLIFINLIPIGLMFLTSMLTGSKIRTMWMTPFYLFFGVFIIYIFQAQINLKMLNGFISIFLILFIFSPFAYAYISITETDKRTDYLGKEIAIKTEYLWKQNYTLPINVVLGDEWHAGNLSYHLNSRPVWEGVITKDKLNSLSKYICIDNICVGNR; this is encoded by the coding sequence ATGTTAATCAATAAAAACAATATAAATAAATTGTTTTATAGTTTTCTTATAATTCATTTAATTTTATGGACATTGATTCCTACATTAACAAATAACAATTTACCACTTGATACAATTGAAGCCTTGGCTTGGGGAAGTAATTTAGATTGGGGATTTAATAAACATCCGCCAGCGAGTGCATTTTTTCCAGAAGTTATTTATCAAGTATTTGGTTCGCAGGACTGGTTTTATTATTTGTTAAGTCAATTGTTTGTAGTAACTGCATTTATTATTGTTTTTAAATTTGCTGAAGAACTTTTTAAGAATAAAACTTTAAGCTTAATATCGGTACTTCTTTTAGAGGGTATTTATTTCTATAATTTTACAACACCCGAATTTAATGTGAATGTTTGCCAATTACCTTTTTGGTCGTTGTGTGTTTATTATTCTTGGAAAATATTTGATAAAAAAGTAATAAACTTTAAACATTGTTTTTTGCTTGGAGTTTTTGCAGCCGTAGGTTTTTTATCAAAATATCTTTTTGTTTACCTTCTAATATCAATAGTTCTATTATTTTTTTATATAATTTTTGTAAAAAAATATCAAAAATTTGATTTTAAATATCTAATATCTTTTGAGGTCTTTATTGTTTTATTAATTCCTCATTTAATTTGGTTAACTAATAATGATTACATTACGATTACATATGGGCTAGCCAGAACAGGACTTGAGACTTCAAGTTTATTAGATCATATAACTTACCCTTTAATATTTTTAGGTAAACAAATAGGAATACTAATTCCATTTTTTTTAATGTCATTTTTTTTAATAAAAAAAATTAAGTTAAAAGTAACTTTAAAAGATAAGAAGCTATTGTTCTTAATATTTATTAATCTAATTCCAATTGGATTAATGTTCTTAACCTCCATGTTAACAGGGTCTAAAATAAGAACAATGTGGATGACCCCATTTTATTTATTTTTTGGTGTATTTATTATCTATATCTTTCAAGCACAAATAAATCTTAAAATGTTAAATGGGTTTATATCAATATTTTTGATCTTGTTTATTTTTTCACCCTTTGCTTATGCTTATATTTCAATTACTGAAACTGACAAAAGAACAGATTATTTAGGTAAAGAAATAGCAATTAAAACTGAATACTTATGGAAGCAAAATTATACATTGCCAATTAATGTTGTCCTTGGCGATGAATGGCATGCTGGAAATTTATCATATCACCTAAATTCTAGACCCGTTTGGGAAGGGGTGATTACAAAAGATAAGCTTAATTCATTGTCGAAATATATTTGCATTGATAATATTTGTGTAGGAAATAGATGA
- a CDS encoding glycosyltransferase family 2 protein, with protein MSKIKILIPIYNDWQSAFKLLEDIDLQVNDLKHEFSIIIVNDCSTEEKPSNDFNFNNLTSIKIINMKTNKGHARCNASGLRYIAEHEDYDYIIPMDGDGEDRPEEITLLINKINNYPDKVITANRVKRSEGSFFKLCYLLHKYLTFVFTGQSIKFGNFICLPKFAVNKMIKDKATWSSFSGAVAKLFKDRKSIPSIRGKRFFGPSKMSFINLLKHSLSIIAVFKMTLLIRSIFFLIAYLFLIASNLSWITLFPIIGVIIMMISVIILSQRESILEFENSLENINSIDQLK; from the coding sequence ATGAGCAAGATAAAAATTTTAATCCCTATATATAATGATTGGCAGTCAGCTTTTAAACTTTTAGAAGATATAGACTTACAAGTTAATGATTTAAAGCATGAATTCTCAATTATAATTGTAAACGATTGCTCTACGGAAGAAAAACCTTCCAATGATTTTAATTTTAATAACCTTACGTCTATCAAAATAATCAACATGAAAACAAATAAGGGACATGCTAGATGTAATGCGTCTGGCTTAAGATATATTGCTGAGCATGAAGATTACGATTATATAATTCCAATGGATGGAGATGGTGAAGATAGACCGGAAGAAATAACTCTTCTTATTAATAAGATAAATAATTATCCTGATAAAGTTATTACAGCTAATAGAGTAAAAAGATCTGAAGGTTCTTTCTTTAAACTTTGTTACCTTTTACACAAATATTTAACTTTTGTTTTCACCGGACAGTCTATTAAGTTTGGTAACTTTATTTGCTTACCTAAATTTGCAGTTAACAAAATGATAAAAGATAAAGCAACATGGAGTAGTTTTTCAGGTGCTGTTGCTAAACTATTTAAAGATAGAAAATCTATCCCATCAATAAGAGGTAAAAGATTTTTTGGTCCATCGAAAATGAGTTTTATTAACTTATTAAAACACTCACTATCAATTATAGCTGTTTTTAAAATGACACTATTGATTAGATCTATATTTTTTTTAATTGCTTACTTATTTTTAATTGCCAGTAATCTATCATGGATTACATTATTTCCTATTATAGGAGTTATTATTATGATGATTTCAGTAATTATACTTTCTCAGAGAGAAAGTATTTTAGAATTTGAAAACTCTTTAGAAAATATTAACAGCATAGATCAACTTAAATAG
- a CDS encoding DMT family transporter — MIKTYLFLTIAIFCEVGGTMLLPVSQNFTKIIPTTTLAILYLSSFYLLTFVVDKLPIAIVYATWSGLGIFTIAILGYIFFKQSLSWQAVLGLFFIVTGVVLVNSFTIKTI; from the coding sequence ATGATAAAGACATATTTATTTTTAACTATTGCAATTTTTTGTGAGGTAGGTGGAACAATGTTATTACCCGTGTCACAAAATTTTACCAAAATAATTCCAACCACAACACTTGCAATTTTGTATCTATCTTCATTTTACCTTTTAACATTTGTGGTTGATAAACTTCCTATCGCTATTGTTTATGCAACATGGAGTGGCCTTGGTATATTTACAATTGCAATATTAGGATATATTTTCTTCAAACAATCACTATCATGGCAGGCTGTTTTAGGGTTATTCTTTATTGTTACTGGTGTTGTTCTGGTAAATAGCTTTACTATAAAAACTATTTAA
- a CDS encoding NAD(P)/FAD-dependent oxidoreductase, translating into MIKTDALIIGAGPTGLFCAHQLGLIGLNCEIVDNLDKIGGQCIELYPDKPIYDIPAVPECTGEELTNNLIKQIKPFNIKFHLNERVEEVNKVNNKWIVKTNKKKEFVTPNIIIAGGVGSFEPRKFSPKECEKYENRSLFYSIKDKTIFQDKTISIFGGGDSALDWAIELSKSSYVNLIHRRDEFTGAQLSIDKIKELEKSGKLKIYTKYQLNSVKGEQNIKSIEIKHDDESLKELETNYVLGFFGLIMKLGPIVDWGLNLDKKTIPVNTENFETNLNGIFAIGDICTYPGKLKLILSGFHEGALAARGCFKYARPDEKLRFEFTTTSKAAQERLGVKK; encoded by the coding sequence ATGATTAAAACAGATGCATTAATAATTGGCGCAGGTCCAACAGGATTATTTTGTGCTCATCAACTAGGTTTAATTGGATTGAATTGTGAGATAGTTGATAATTTAGATAAAATTGGAGGCCAATGTATTGAACTTTATCCAGACAAACCAATTTATGATATTCCAGCAGTTCCAGAATGTACTGGAGAAGAATTAACTAATAATTTAATCAAACAAATAAAGCCTTTTAATATTAAATTTCATCTTAATGAAAGAGTAGAAGAAGTTAATAAAGTTAATAATAAGTGGATTGTAAAAACAAATAAAAAAAAAGAGTTTGTAACACCAAATATAATTATTGCTGGTGGTGTGGGATCATTTGAGCCAAGAAAATTTTCGCCAAAAGAATGTGAAAAATATGAAAATCGATCTTTATTTTACTCAATTAAAGATAAAACAATTTTTCAGGATAAAACAATTTCAATATTTGGAGGGGGAGATTCAGCATTAGATTGGGCAATTGAATTATCAAAAAGCTCATATGTAAACTTAATACACAGAAGAGATGAATTTACAGGAGCTCAATTGAGCATAGATAAAATTAAAGAATTAGAAAAATCTGGAAAACTAAAAATTTATACTAAATACCAATTAAACTCAGTTAAGGGAGAGCAAAATATTAAATCAATAGAAATAAAACATGACGACGAAAGTTTAAAAGAGTTAGAAACAAATTATGTTTTGGGCTTTTTTGGACTGATTATGAAGCTTGGTCCTATTGTAGACTGGGGTTTAAACTTAGATAAAAAAACAATTCCCGTTAACACAGAAAATTTTGAAACAAACCTAAATGGTATATTTGCAATCGGAGATATTTGTACCTATCCTGGAAAACTAAAATTGATACTTTCAGGATTTCATGAAGGAGCTTTAGCTGCTAGAGGATGTTTTAAATATGCTAGACCTGATGAAAAGTTAAGATTTGAATTTACTACCACATCAAAGGCGGCCCAAGAAAGACTTGGCGTTAAAAAGTGA
- a CDS encoding dihydroorotase, with the protein MLDLIIKNGSCYIDKDLKDQDIAIKDGKIIEIGKIDSEAKEVFDAKGLTVLPGCIDTQTHFREPGSTDTEDLYSGSKAAIVGGITSVFEMPNTNPPTSNKIEFQKKLDLAKNRMYCNYAFYFGATPDNADELADLKNLEGCCGIKLFAGSSTGNLLVQFEEDIEKVFKSSSKVVSVHSEDEEILNRNKKLIKDGDVHSHPIWRSEECAISSTRRIVRIAERYKKKAHILHVTTKQEIDFLSQHKGNITFEITPQHLTIYAPDCYDKLGTYAQMNPPIRDKSHYDRLWYGVKNNLNDTIGSDHAPHLKANKEKKYPNSPSGMPGVQTLLPVMLNHVNDGKLSLEQLMNSICENPVKIFGIQDKGFIKEGFDADFTIVDMNKKITIKNENIESKCAWSPFDGYEFKGTPVSTIIAGQIKMRDGKILGEPDGKPLKF; encoded by the coding sequence ATGTTAGATCTAATAATTAAAAACGGTTCTTGCTACATAGATAAAGATCTTAAAGATCAAGATATAGCAATCAAAGATGGTAAAATCATAGAAATTGGTAAAATTGATAGTGAAGCAAAAGAAGTTTTTGATGCCAAGGGATTAACTGTTTTACCAGGATGTATTGATACTCAAACTCATTTTAGGGAACCTGGATCAACTGACACAGAAGATCTTTATTCTGGAAGTAAGGCAGCAATTGTTGGAGGAATAACTAGTGTTTTTGAAATGCCAAATACTAATCCACCAACTTCTAATAAAATTGAATTTCAAAAGAAATTAGATCTTGCAAAAAATAGAATGTATTGCAACTATGCTTTTTATTTTGGCGCAACACCAGACAACGCTGATGAGTTAGCAGACTTAAAAAACTTAGAAGGATGTTGCGGAATTAAGCTTTTTGCTGGTTCTTCGACAGGAAATCTATTGGTTCAATTTGAAGAAGATATTGAGAAAGTATTTAAAAGTAGCTCTAAAGTTGTTTCAGTTCACTCTGAAGATGAAGAAATTTTAAATAGGAATAAAAAATTAATTAAAGATGGAGATGTTCACTCACATCCAATTTGGAGAAGTGAAGAATGTGCAATTTCATCGACTAGAAGAATTGTAAGAATAGCTGAGCGATATAAAAAAAAAGCACACATCCTTCATGTAACAACAAAACAAGAAATTGATTTTTTATCGCAGCACAAAGGTAACATCACATTTGAGATAACACCTCAACATCTAACAATCTATGCCCCAGATTGTTATGATAAACTTGGAACTTATGCTCAAATGAACCCACCAATAAGAGATAAGTCTCACTATGACAGGTTATGGTATGGAGTAAAAAATAATCTTAATGACACAATTGGATCTGATCATGCTCCACATTTAAAAGCAAATAAAGAAAAAAAATATCCCAATTCACCATCTGGAATGCCAGGTGTTCAGACACTTTTACCAGTTATGTTAAACCATGTTAATGATGGAAAATTAAGTTTAGAACAATTAATGAATTCTATATGTGAAAATCCAGTAAAAATTTTTGGCATTCAAGATAAAGGTTTTATTAAAGAAGGATTTGATGCAGACTTTACAATTGTTGATATGAATAAAAAAATTACAATTAAAAATGAAAATATTGAAAGTAAATGTGCTTGGTCACCTTTTGATGGGTATGAATTTAAGGGAACTCCCGTGTCAACAATTATTGCTGGCCAAATCAAAATGAGAGATGGTAAGATATTGGGAGAACCTGATGGTAAGCCTTTAAAATTTTAA
- a CDS encoding glutathione S-transferase family protein yields the protein MIELFTADTPNGKKITIMLEEIGCDFKITKIDLSKDEQFKTDFKKISPFGKIPVIIDHENGQSLFESGAILIYLAEKYNKFYETKDRNVINQWLMAQMGIIGPMIGQHHQFHHYNPGKSEFGEERYFKITKRIYSELDERLSSSKYLAGNEYTIADIATWPWIARHEWHDIGLKNYSNLTRWYLDIARREAVIRGYDLLKNNSKIPQP from the coding sequence GTGATAGAATTATTTACAGCAGATACTCCAAACGGAAAAAAAATTACAATAATGTTAGAGGAAATAGGTTGTGATTTTAAAATTACTAAAATTGATCTGTCAAAAGATGAACAATTTAAAACAGATTTTAAAAAGATAAGCCCGTTTGGAAAAATACCAGTAATTATAGATCACGAAAATGGACAGTCATTATTCGAGTCTGGAGCAATACTTATATATTTAGCAGAAAAATATAATAAATTTTATGAAACAAAAGATCGAAATGTTATAAATCAATGGTTGATGGCACAGATGGGAATTATTGGACCAATGATCGGGCAACATCATCAATTTCATCATTATAATCCTGGTAAAAGTGAATTTGGAGAAGAAAGATATTTTAAAATTACAAAAAGAATTTATAGCGAATTGGATGAAAGATTATCTTCATCAAAATACTTAGCAGGAAATGAATATACGATTGCAGATATTGCAACTTGGCCATGGATTGCAAGACATGAATGGCATGATATTGGTCTTAAAAATTATAGCAACTTAACTAGATGGTATTTAGATATTGCAAGAAGAGAAGCTGTTATTAGAGGGTACGATTTATTAAAAAACAACTCTAAGATTCCACAACCATAA